One stretch of Miscanthus floridulus cultivar M001 chromosome 18, ASM1932011v1, whole genome shotgun sequence DNA includes these proteins:
- the LOC136524806 gene encoding protein STRICTOSIDINE SYNTHASE-LIKE 10-like: protein MGRIKHAATLLLAVGLALLLPASLCAAEPIKTTPTLWSFHLPLPDGVTGAESLAFDRRGQGPYAGVSDGRVLKWGGSALGWTTFAHSANYRKIPLCTASVVPSEQTESMCGRPLGLQFFAMTGDLYIADAYMGLMKVGPNGGEAQVLATQSDGMPFHFVNGLDVDQATGDVYFTDSSATYPRRFNTEIMMNADATGRLLRYDARTKQVTVLKADLPYPNGVAVSADRTHVVVAHTVPCQAFRYWLKGPKAGQYELLADLPGYPDNVRRDARGGYWVALNQEKARLDATAPPAKHLVGVRLGVDGAAVEELTAGKGVTLSDVSEKDGQLWLGSVELAYVSLV, encoded by the coding sequence ATGGGGCGCATTAAACACGCGGCGACGCTTCTACTCGCCGTCGGCCTCGCGCTCCTGCTCCCGGCGTCGCTCTGCGCCGCCGAGCCGATCAAGACCACGCCCACGCTCTGGAGCTTCCACTTGCCGCTGCCCGACGGTGTCACCGGCGCCGAGAGCCTCGCCTTCGACCGCCGCGGCCAGGGCCCCTACGCCGGCGTCTCCGACGGTCGCGTCCTCAAGTGGGGCGGCAGCGCCCTCGGCTGGACCACGTTCGCCCACAGCGCAAACTACCGGAAGATCCCCCTGTGCACGGCGTCCGTGGTGCCGTCGGAGCAGACGGAGAGTATGTGCGGCCGCCCGCTTGGGCTGCAGTTCTTCGCCATGACCGGCGATCTCTACATCGCCGACGCATACATGGGGCTCATGAAGGTCGGACCTAACGGCGGCGAGGCACAGGTGCTGGCGACCCAATCGGACGGCATGCCGTTCCACTTCGTCAACGGGCTCGACGTCGACCAGGCCACCGGCGACGTATACTTCACCGACAGCAGCGCCACCTACCCGCGCAGGTTCAACACGGAGATCATGATGAACGCCGACGCGACGGGGCGGCTGCTCAGGTACGACGCGCGGACGAAGCAAGTCACCGTGCTCAAGGCCGACCTGCCGTACCCCAACGGCGTGGCGGTCAGCGCCGACAGGACGCATGTGGTGGTGGCGCACACCGTTCCGTGCCAGGCGTTCAGGTACTGGCTCAAGGGCCCCAAGGCCGGCCAGTACGAGCTCCTCGCCGACCTGCCTGGGTACCCTGATAACGTGAGGCGCGACGCCAGGGGCGGCTACTGGGTAGCCCTGAACCAGGAGAAGGCGCGGCTCGACGCGACGGCGCCTCCAGCAAAACATCTCGTTGGCGTCCGCCTTGGCGTAGATGGTGCGGCGGTGGAGGAGCTGACGGCGGGAAAGGGCGTGACCCTGAGCGACGTCTCCGAGAAGGACGGGCAGCTGTGGTTAGGATCGGTAGAATTGGCCTACGTGAGCCTAGTTTAG